A single region of the Streptomyces caelestis genome encodes:
- a CDS encoding LysR family transcriptional regulator ArgP, producing MTDLPLDQVRTLLAVVDEGTFDAAAAALHLTPSAISQRVKALEQRTGRVLLLRTKPVRPTESGEVLVRLARQVARLERDAYAELGLSGIGEPTRVSVAVNADSLATWFLRVLTRVPEELRLYFELRREDEDHTAALLREGVVMAAVTSSPDPVPGCSVRSLGRMRYLPVAAPDFAARHLDGPLEQVLLDLPVVAFDRRDDFQDGFVRRLTRGRSGASALRHYVPTSEGFVEAVAAGLGWGLVPEAQANPLLRTGQLVGFAPGRTVDVPLYWQQWKLDSPALAQVAQTVTATAGEALRA from the coding sequence ATGACTGATCTGCCTCTGGACCAGGTACGGACCCTGCTGGCGGTCGTGGACGAGGGGACGTTCGACGCGGCGGCGGCCGCGCTGCATCTGACGCCGTCGGCGATCAGCCAGCGCGTGAAGGCGCTGGAGCAGCGCACGGGGCGGGTGCTGCTGCTGCGGACCAAGCCGGTGCGGCCGACCGAGTCGGGCGAGGTGCTGGTGCGGCTGGCCCGGCAGGTGGCGCGGCTGGAGCGCGACGCGTACGCGGAGCTCGGGCTGAGCGGCATCGGGGAGCCGACCCGAGTGTCGGTGGCGGTGAACGCGGACTCGCTGGCCACCTGGTTCCTCCGGGTGCTCACGCGCGTCCCGGAGGAGCTGCGGCTCTACTTCGAACTGCGCCGCGAGGACGAGGACCACACGGCGGCGCTGCTGCGGGAGGGGGTGGTGATGGCGGCGGTGACCTCGTCGCCGGATCCCGTGCCGGGCTGCTCCGTCCGGTCGCTGGGGCGGATGCGTTACCTCCCCGTGGCGGCGCCGGACTTCGCCGCGCGCCACCTCGACGGGCCGCTGGAACAGGTGCTCCTCGACCTGCCCGTGGTGGCGTTCGACCGGCGGGACGACTTCCAGGACGGCTTCGTGCGCCGGCTGACCCGGGGGCGGAGCGGCGCGAGCGCGCTGCGGCACTACGTGCCGACCTCGGAGGGTTTCGTCGAGGCCGTGGCCGCCGGACTGGGCTGGGGCCTGGTGCCCGAGGCCCAGGCGAACCCGCTGCTGCGCACCGGGCAGCTGGTCGGGTTCGCCCCGGGCCGGACGGTGGACGTGCCGCTGTACTGGCAGCAGTGGAAACTCGACTCGCCCGCGCTGGCGCAGGTGGCTCAGACGGTGACGGCGACCGCCGGGGAGGCGCTGCGGGCGTGA
- a CDS encoding LysE/ArgO family amino acid transporter, with product MTSTFTAAAAGFGTGLSLIVAIGAQNAFVLRQGVRRDAVLAVVGICALSDAALITLGVGGVGAVVVAWPGALTVIGWIGGAFLLCYGALAARRVFRPDGGALRTDGEAAGSRRRAVLTCLAMTWLNPHVYLDTVFLLGSVAADHGPLRWTFGLGAVLASLCWFAALGFGARMLGRFLAKPSAWRVLDGLVAATMIVLGAVLIAGS from the coding sequence ATGACCAGCACCTTCACCGCCGCAGCCGCGGGATTCGGCACCGGACTGTCCCTCATCGTCGCCATCGGCGCCCAGAACGCCTTCGTCCTGCGCCAGGGGGTCCGCCGCGACGCCGTTCTCGCCGTCGTCGGCATCTGCGCCCTGTCCGACGCCGCCCTCATCACGCTCGGGGTCGGCGGCGTCGGCGCGGTGGTGGTGGCGTGGCCGGGGGCGCTGACGGTGATCGGCTGGATCGGCGGCGCGTTCCTGCTGTGCTACGGCGCCCTGGCCGCCCGGCGGGTGTTCCGGCCGGACGGCGGCGCGCTGCGGACGGACGGGGAGGCGGCCGGATCACGCCGCCGGGCCGTGCTCACCTGTCTGGCGATGACCTGGCTCAACCCGCACGTCTACCTCGACACCGTCTTCCTGCTCGGCTCCGTCGCCGCCGACCACGGCCCGCTGCGCTGGACGTTCGGCCTCGGCGCGGTGCTGGCCAGCCTGTGCTGGTTCGCCGCCCTCGGCTTCGGCGCCCGGATGCTCGGCCGTTTCCTCGCCAAGCCGTCCGCCTGGCGGGTCCTGGACGGCCTGGTGGCCGCCACCATGATCGTGCTCGGTGCCGTGCTCATCGCCGGAAGCTGA
- a CDS encoding MFS transporter, producing MDTSESTTGGQDPPPKGARRRGRRRWAMDTRPLRRPAYRRLWGSTIVTAVGSQLTAVAVPKQIYDITGSSAWVGGASLAGLVPLIVFALWGGAIADSMDRRKLLLITNSGIAVTSLLFWLQAFTGLESVAALMVLLAVQQALWGLNAPARSASIARLVPADELPAAGALGSTVMQTGQVAGPLLAGALIPVVGLPELYLVDALALCVTVWAVYRLPALPPLAGTAARRAGVTEIVAGFRYISGHTVLLLSFLADIIAMVLGMPRALFPQLAAQTYAPYGEGLALGLLFAAIPIGAVLGGLFSGTFSRARRHGWMVIGSVVVWGVAITGFGLSGNLWVGVAFLAVAGVADMVSMVFRGAILLSAATDEMRGRMQGVFTVVVAGGPRLADVLHGTAGSAFGPRTAVAGGGLLVVAVMLTLAATVPALRRYRV from the coding sequence GTGGACACGAGCGAGAGCACGACGGGCGGGCAGGATCCGCCGCCGAAGGGCGCCCGGCGGCGCGGCCGGCGGCGCTGGGCCATGGACACCCGCCCCCTGCGCCGCCCGGCCTACCGGCGGCTGTGGGGCTCGACCATCGTCACGGCCGTCGGCAGCCAGCTCACCGCCGTCGCCGTGCCCAAGCAGATCTACGACATCACCGGCTCCTCGGCGTGGGTCGGCGGCGCGAGCCTGGCCGGCCTGGTGCCGCTGATCGTGTTCGCCCTGTGGGGCGGGGCGATCGCCGACAGCATGGACCGGCGCAAGCTGCTGCTGATCACCAACAGCGGCATCGCCGTCACCTCGTTGCTGTTCTGGCTCCAGGCCTTCACCGGCCTGGAGTCGGTGGCCGCGCTCATGGTGCTGCTCGCTGTGCAGCAGGCCCTCTGGGGCCTGAACGCGCCGGCCCGCAGCGCCTCCATCGCCCGCCTCGTCCCCGCGGACGAACTGCCCGCCGCGGGTGCCCTCGGCTCGACCGTGATGCAGACCGGCCAGGTGGCGGGCCCGCTGCTCGCCGGTGCTCTCATCCCCGTCGTCGGACTGCCCGAGCTGTACCTCGTCGACGCGCTGGCCCTGTGCGTAACGGTGTGGGCGGTGTACCGGCTGCCGGCGCTGCCGCCCCTGGCCGGCACGGCGGCCCGCCGCGCGGGCGTGACGGAGATCGTCGCCGGCTTCCGCTACATCTCCGGGCACACCGTGCTGCTGCTGTCGTTCCTCGCCGACATCATCGCCATGGTCCTCGGCATGCCCCGGGCCCTGTTCCCGCAGCTCGCCGCACAGACCTACGCGCCGTACGGCGAGGGCCTGGCTCTGGGTCTGCTGTTCGCGGCGATCCCCATCGGTGCCGTGCTCGGCGGACTGTTCTCCGGCACCTTCTCCCGGGCCCGCCGGCACGGCTGGATGGTCATCGGGTCGGTGGTCGTCTGGGGCGTGGCGATCACGGGCTTCGGGCTGAGCGGCAACCTGTGGGTGGGGGTGGCGTTCCTGGCCGTGGCCGGGGTGGCCGACATGGTGTCGATGGTCTTCCGCGGGGCGATCCTGCTGTCCGCCGCGACCGACGAGATGCGCGGCCGCATGCAGGGCGTCTTCACCGTCGTCGTGGCGGGCGGCCCGCGCCTCGCCGACGTGCTGCACGGCACCGCGGGCTCCGCCTTCGGCCCCCGTACCGCCGTCGCGGGCGGCGGGCTGCTGGTCGTCGCCGTGATGCTGACGCTGGCCGCCACCGTACCGGCGCTGCGGCGCTACCGCGTCTGA